The Campylobacter sp. RM10537 genome has a segment encoding these proteins:
- a CDS encoding OmpA family protein, translating to MKNDFKEDNNFWIAYADLMAGLLFVFILLIGAIVVKYVLTQSDLKEIKDSLTKQEARLEESKQELKNKEAIVFKLSSDLNNASSALDLANLQKAELEANITNYKQLSQDLNSTLDNKDKQILILLGQLEKKDEELASLKEEFNQAKEKIQNLGLMRENLSKELQKKLDNNITINDKTGAISLPAEVLFDKDSYVLKNEAKAKLRKILSEYFDAIMNDPKILSNIENIIIEGHTDSDGSYIYNLDLSQKRAYEVMNFIYSFYKDPRLQKLLMASGRSFSDPIMSNGVEDKDKSRRIEIKFSIKNDNALKDVENFFEFH from the coding sequence ATGAAAAATGATTTTAAAGAAGATAATAATTTTTGGATAGCTTATGCTGATTTAATGGCTGGTTTGCTTTTTGTTTTTATTTTACTCATAGGTGCTATTGTGGTTAAATATGTTTTAACCCAGAGTGATTTAAAAGAAATTAAAGATAGCTTAACCAAACAAGAAGCGCGCTTAGAAGAAAGCAAACAAGAATTAAAAAATAAAGAAGCAATAGTTTTTAAGCTAAGTTCTGATTTAAACAATGCCTCAAGTGCCTTAGATCTTGCAAATTTGCAAAAAGCAGAACTTGAAGCAAATATAACTAATTATAAACAATTAAGTCAGGATTTAAATTCAACCCTTGATAATAAAGATAAGCAAATTCTTATTTTGCTTGGACAGCTTGAAAAAAAAGATGAAGAATTGGCTAGTTTAAAAGAAGAATTTAATCAAGCTAAAGAAAAAATTCAAAATTTAGGTCTTATGCGTGAGAATTTAAGCAAGGAACTACAAAAAAAACTTGATAATAATATTACAATTAATGATAAAACAGGGGCAATTTCTTTGCCTGCTGAGGTTTTATTTGATAAAGATTCTTATGTTTTAAAAAATGAAGCAAAAGCAAAATTAAGAAAAATTTTAAGCGAATATTTTGATGCGATTATGAATGATCCAAAGATTTTATCTAACATTGAAAATATCATTATTGAGGGACATACAGACAGTGATGGATCTTATATTTATAATTTAGATTTATCTCAAAAACGAGCTTATGAAGTGATGAATTTTATTTATAGTTTCTATAAAGATCCAAGACTTCAAAAACTTTTGATGGCAAGCGGTCGATCTTTTTCTGATCCCATTATGAGTAATGGTGTAGAAGACAAAGATAAAAGTCGTCGCATAGAAATAAAATTTAGTATTAAAAATGATAATGCTTTAAAAGACGTAGAAAATTTTTTTGAATTTCATTAA
- a CDS encoding MFS transporter, protein MEKFNKTLWICWFGVFTTSMGLSQIAPILPLYIKELGHINPNDIAFYSGLAFGITPLGMAIFSPLWAFLGAKYGYKNMLLRASLGMSILTLWLSFAHNATEVVLIRALTGIVSGFTSACVVFIAVIAPKEKVAYALGTLSTASVSGSLIGPLFGGFVAEFLSISTVFDLIAFLIACSFITIYFFIHEDKKNKEIRQYTQRKKENKVLIIILFITTFIIQFGTFGVMPILSIFVEKIHQGGNLALWAGIVVASSGVSNLFFAPRIGSFADKIGPSKIIFYSLIFCGICFYLQSLATNVYMLIFIRLLIGVALGGLLPCVNALLKKSVSVKNLSVIFGLNQTFQFLGNFCGAFGGGIITAYFKIEMVFILICFIFIFNALIFLLFKKYI, encoded by the coding sequence ATGGAAAAATTCAATAAAACTTTGTGGATATGTTGGTTTGGAGTTTTTACTACAAGCATGGGCCTAAGCCAAATTGCTCCTATTTTACCTTTATATATAAAAGAATTAGGACATATTAATCCCAATGATATTGCATTTTATTCAGGACTTGCTTTTGGTATAACTCCACTTGGAATGGCTATTTTTTCACCTCTTTGGGCTTTTTTAGGTGCAAAATATGGTTATAAAAATATGTTACTTCGAGCAAGTTTAGGAATGTCAATTTTAACTTTATGGCTTAGCTTTGCTCACAATGCAACAGAAGTAGTTTTAATTCGAGCTTTAACAGGAATTGTTTCGGGTTTTACATCTGCATGTGTTGTTTTTATAGCAGTAATTGCCCCTAAAGAAAAAGTCGCTTATGCTTTAGGCACTCTTTCTACTGCTTCAGTTAGTGGCAGTCTAATAGGACCTTTATTTGGTGGGTTTGTTGCTGAATTTTTAAGCATTAGTACTGTCTTTGATCTTATAGCATTTTTAATAGCTTGTTCTTTTATTACAATTTATTTTTTTATTCATGAGGATAAGAAAAATAAAGAAATTCGTCAATATACCCAAAGAAAAAAAGAAAATAAAGTTCTTATAATTATTCTTTTTATTACAACTTTTATAATTCAATTTGGAACCTTTGGAGTTATGCCTATCTTAAGTATTTTTGTAGAAAAAATTCATCAAGGAGGTAATTTGGCTCTTTGGGCTGGAATTGTTGTGGCTTCAAGTGGGGTAAGTAATTTGTTTTTTGCGCCAAGAATTGGCAGTTTTGCGGATAAAATCGGTCCAAGTAAAATTATTTTTTATTCTTTAATATTTTGTGGAATTTGTTTTTATTTACAATCTTTGGCCACAAATGTTTATATGTTAATTTTTATTAGATTATTAATAGGAGTAGCACTTGGCGGTCTCTTACCTTGTGTAAATGCCTTGCTTAAAAAAAGTGTGAGTGTAAAAAACTTAAGTGTTATTTTTGGTCTTAATCAAACATTTCAATTTTTAGGCAATTTTTGTGGAGCCTTTGGAGGAGGAATTATAACAGCTTATTTTAAAATAGAAATGGTTTTTATTCTTATATGCTTTATTTTTATATTTAATGCTTTAATTTTTTTGTTGTTTAAAAAATATATTTAA
- a CDS encoding 1-aminocyclopropane-1-carboxylate deaminase/D-cysteine desulfhydrase, with product MLKSTIDKIYFKGFEFYIKRDDLLGEINGNKARKLAFYFAQTYAKHQRFISYGGIQSNAMAALSLFCFKRNIKFIFICKKIPSYLKENPCSNYALALKNRVEIIETNNNLKEYALSLCNKDDIFIEQGIANLNAEQGYKELANEIKKQSLELNLQFDIFLPSGTGTSAAFLAKHSQFKVFTCACVGDEDYLKKQILELIQDYNFKNLQILKKNKKYHFGKPYKEIYQLYQEIKQECSIEFDLLYDMIGLSVVLQRKWKKPLLYIHQGGILGNSSMLQRYVFKGFN from the coding sequence ATGTTAAAATCTACTATTGATAAAATTTATTTTAAAGGGTTTGAATTTTATATAAAGCGTGATGATTTACTAGGAGAAATTAATGGTAATAAAGCTAGAAAGCTTGCCTTTTATTTTGCTCAAACTTATGCTAAACATCAGCGTTTTATTAGCTATGGCGGTATTCAAAGCAATGCAATGGCTGCGCTTAGTCTCTTTTGTTTTAAAAGAAATATAAAATTTATTTTTATTTGTAAAAAAATTCCATCCTATTTAAAAGAAAATCCGTGTAGTAATTATGCTCTAGCTTTAAAAAATAGGGTTGAAATTATAGAAACTAATAATAACTTAAAAGAATATGCATTATCTTTATGCAATAAAGATGATATTTTTATTGAACAAGGTATAGCCAATTTAAACGCAGAACAAGGTTATAAGGAATTAGCAAATGAAATTAAAAAACAAAGCTTGGAATTGAATTTGCAATTTGATATTTTTTTACCATCTGGAACAGGAACTTCTGCTGCTTTTTTAGCTAAACATTCTCAATTTAAAGTTTTTACTTGTGCGTGTGTTGGCGATGAAGATTATTTAAAAAAACAGATTTTAGAATTAATACAAGATTATAATTTTAAGAATTTACAAATTTTAAAGAAAAATAAAAAATATCATTTTGGAAAACCCTATAAAGAAATTTACCAACTCTATCAAGAAATCAAACAAGAATGTTCTATAGAATTTGATTTACTTTATGATATGATAGGTTTAAGTGTTGTATTGCAAAGAAAGTGGAAAAAACCCTTACTTTATATACATCAAGGAGGAATTTTAGGAAACTCTTCTATGTTGCAAAGATATGTTTTTAAGGGTTTTAATTAA
- the fbaA gene encoding class II fructose-bisphosphate aldolase produces MGVLDIVKPGVISGSELNKVYEYAKAEGFAIPAVNVVGTNSINAVLEVAKKVNSPVIIQFSNGGAKFYAGKNCSNGDVLGAVSGAQHVHLLSKAYGVPVILHTDHAARKLLPWIDGLIMANEEFKKNHGQALFSSHMLDLSEESLEDNLRTCEEYLKKLDTLGICLELELGCTGGEEDGVDNTGIDNAKLYTQPEDVALAYERLGKISDKFSIAASFGNVHGVYKPGNVSLQPEILKNSQKFIKDKFGLNNDKPINFVFHGGSGSELKDIKDAVSYGVIKMNIDTDTQWAFWDGVREYEAKNHAYLQGQIGNPEGDDKPNKKYYDPRIWLRSGEENMIKRLEIAFENLNCINKN; encoded by the coding sequence ATGGGTGTTTTAGATATAGTTAAACCAGGAGTTATAAGCGGTAGCGAGCTTAATAAAGTTTATGAGTATGCCAAAGCAGAGGGATTTGCAATCCCTGCTGTTAATGTTGTTGGAACAAATTCTATTAACGCAGTTTTAGAGGTTGCTAAAAAAGTAAATTCTCCCGTAATTATTCAGTTTTCTAATGGGGGTGCTAAATTTTATGCCGGAAAAAATTGTTCTAACGGAGATGTTTTAGGTGCTGTTAGTGGTGCTCAACATGTTCATTTGCTTTCTAAAGCTTATGGAGTTCCAGTTATTTTGCATACTGACCATGCTGCGAGAAAGCTTTTACCTTGGATAGATGGCTTGATTATGGCAAATGAAGAATTTAAGAAAAATCACGGACAAGCTTTATTTAGTTCCCATATGCTTGATCTTAGTGAAGAAAGCTTGGAGGACAATTTAAGAACTTGTGAAGAGTATTTAAAAAAACTTGACACTTTAGGGATTTGTCTTGAGTTAGAACTTGGTTGCACGGGTGGAGAAGAAGATGGAGTTGATAATACAGGTATTGATAATGCTAAACTTTATACTCAGCCTGAAGATGTAGCTCTTGCTTATGAAAGACTTGGAAAAATTAGCGATAAATTTTCAATTGCAGCAAGTTTTGGTAATGTACATGGGGTCTATAAGCCTGGAAATGTAAGCTTGCAACCTGAAATTTTGAAAAATTCTCAAAAATTTATAAAAGATAAATTTGGACTAAATAATGATAAGCCGATTAATTTTGTTTTTCATGGTGGAAGTGGAAGTGAATTAAAAGATATTAAAGATGCAGTAAGCTATGGCGTGATTAAAATGAATATTGATACAGATACTCAATGGGCTTTTTGGGATGGAGTTCGTGAGTATGAAGCTAAAAATCATGCTTATTTGCAAGGTCAAATTGGAAATCCAGAAGGCGATGATAAACCAAATAAAAAATACTATGATCCACGTATATGGCTAAGATCGGGTGAAGAAAATATGATTAAGCGTTTAGAAATTGCTTTTGAGAATTTAAATTGTATCAATAAAAACTAA
- a CDS encoding DNA-deoxyinosine glycosylase, translating into MSDFLTHPLKPFFNRNSKILILGSFPSIQSRKDGFYYQHPRNRFWPIFEILFSVKLTSIKEQKIFLKNQKIALWDILKSCKIKNSDDKTISYAKANDLNIILNHAKIEYIFTTGKSAYHFFKKFYPNLEAIALPSTSPANLNFSLEQLTYEYKKIKQILKN; encoded by the coding sequence ATGAGTGATTTTCTCACTCATCCTTTAAAACCTTTTTTTAACAGAAATTCTAAAATTTTAATCTTAGGGTCTTTTCCCTCGATCCAATCCAGAAAAGATGGTTTTTATTATCAACACCCAAGAAATAGATTTTGGCCTATTTTTGAAATTTTATTCTCTGTAAAATTAACAAGTATAAAAGAACAAAAAATATTTTTAAAAAATCAAAAAATAGCTCTTTGGGATATACTCAAAAGTTGCAAAATAAAAAATTCTGATGATAAAACTATAAGTTATGCTAAAGCCAATGATTTAAATATCATCTTAAATCATGCCAAAATAGAATACATCTTTACCACAGGAAAAAGTGCTTATCATTTTTTTAAAAAATTCTATCCTAATCTAGAAGCTATTGCCCTACCATCTACATCCCCTGCAAATTTAAATTTTTCCCTTGAACAGCTTACATATGAATATAAAAAAATCAAGCAAATTTTAAAAAATTAA
- a CDS encoding MotA/TolQ/ExbB proton channel family protein, translating to MEVKSDEIAELILPESKERKGYFVYLKIIFIPALLYFLILLGYFHVINFEVELHTVIMTGIIFFVALIFARHNSEYAYSIFEQQKDEFKQALKRYIMKHFLAIGKDTKSNANFDDFAYSYIKETRNENFASIGSAIFPMMGILGTFISIAISMPDFSSSNTAALEQEIANLLSGVGTAFYVSIYGIFLALWWIFFEKFGKSKIERLLNRQKNSTSGFFWTKEELDQRYLSESLQHFEKIGAIFKQVSNQDFFAELDHAIDRKFKIFQDMINVEEKAIRLSGEHIKQTMGELSRAQRDQRDLGKLYSEMLNGIGMLNQNLKEVNMRMSEQYNRLLDISNEKIQHFDKTLGIFTDEVERFSHNFKLYEQEMLQSQEKIFEGFKTSLFEGMHKFKEIYEEEKNIDEKIKMMGEFKKEIQDLNEETNEMIKKIGKEVEEQEANVNKNKNIEESDFTQENEQEKEVDLEKTSKENQS from the coding sequence ATGGAAGTAAAATCGGATGAAATTGCAGAACTTATTTTGCCTGAGAGCAAAGAAAGAAAAGGATATTTTGTTTATTTAAAGATTATTTTTATTCCTGCTTTGCTTTATTTTTTGATTTTGCTAGGTTATTTTCACGTTATTAATTTTGAAGTCGAATTACATACGGTTATTATGACAGGAATTATTTTTTTTGTAGCCCTTATTTTTGCACGCCATAATTCTGAATACGCCTATAGTATTTTTGAGCAGCAGAAAGATGAATTTAAGCAAGCTTTAAAAAGATATATTATGAAACATTTTCTTGCTATAGGCAAAGATACTAAATCAAATGCAAATTTCGATGATTTTGCTTATAGTTATATTAAAGAAACTAGAAATGAAAATTTTGCAAGTATAGGTTCGGCTATATTTCCTATGATGGGAATTTTGGGAACTTTTATTAGCATTGCAATTTCTATGCCAGATTTTAGTTCTAGTAATACAGCGGCTTTAGAGCAAGAAATTGCAAACTTATTAAGTGGAGTAGGGACTGCTTTTTATGTTTCAATTTACGGTATTTTTTTAGCTCTTTGGTGGATTTTTTTTGAGAAATTTGGCAAAAGTAAGATTGAACGTTTATTAAATCGTCAAAAAAATTCTACGAGTGGATTTTTTTGGACAAAAGAAGAACTTGATCAAAGATATTTGAGTGAAAGCTTACAACATTTTGAAAAAATTGGTGCTATTTTTAAACAAGTAAGCAATCAGGATTTTTTTGCAGAACTTGATCATGCAATCGATAGAAAATTTAAAATTTTCCAAGATATGATTAATGTTGAAGAAAAAGCTATAAGGTTAAGCGGGGAGCATATTAAACAAACTATGGGAGAGTTAAGCAGAGCACAAAGAGATCAAAGAGATCTTGGTAAATTGTATAGCGAAATGCTTAATGGTATTGGTATGCTTAATCAAAATCTTAAAGAAGTTAATATGCGTATGTCAGAACAATACAATCGTTTATTGGATATTAGTAATGAAAAAATTCAACATTTTGATAAAACTTTAGGTATTTTTACAGACGAAGTGGAACGTTTTAGTCATAATTTTAAACTTTATGAACAAGAAATGCTTCAAAGTCAAGAAAAGATTTTTGAAGGTTTTAAAACAAGTCTTTTTGAGGGAATGCACAAATTTAAAGAAATATATGAAGAAGAAAAAAATATCGATGAAAAAATTAAAATGATGGGAGAATTTAAAAAAGAAATTCAAGATCTAAATGAAGAAACTAATGAAATGATCAAAAAAATTGGTAAAGAAGTAGAAGAACAAGAAGCCAATGTTAACAAAAATAAAAATATAGAAGAGTCAGATTTTACTCAAGAAAATGAGCAAGAAAAAGAAGTAGATTTGGAAAAAACAAGCAAAGAAAATCAATCATGA
- a CDS encoding polyribonucleotide nucleotidyltransferase: MQYEIQVNKNIEIFDIDKVAKQASGAVLMRQGKSVILATVAREEKLVEEDFLPLTVQYIEKAYAAGKIPGGYVKRETKPTDAETLTARIIDRSLRPLFPKGYTYPTQIVVMVLSVDSQTDLQVMSLNAASVALYLSDIPIKAPVCGVRIGRIDNNFILNPTNEELKKSTLDLYVSGVKDELLMIEMRALPNDEFSQNTQAMNELSEDETLKALSLAQKAILEGSSIYEKTFINHKKDNSIELKEEIEYPEIFTFLENNFYNDIKQAINQMAKSERASELNKIAEKIIKLDIAKEWDEESILNTLNKVKRNIIRSQILNEGKRADGRGLKEVRPISIETNILPNAHGSCLFTRGQTQALVVATLGGDSDAQMIDLLNEKNPVSERFMVNYNFPGFSVGEASPIKAPSRRELGHGNLGKRALYPSIPQDYPYVIRLVSEILESNGSSSMATVCGGSLALRAAGVPSLDLIAGVAMGLIFENDQFAVLTDIMGLEDHDGDMDFKVAGNKNGITALQMDIKLGGIDQEKLKIALYQAKEGRLHILNIMEKAAKEIIVNEEILPKIELFNIEPSKIVDIIGQGGKTIKEIIEKFNVSIDLDRDKGEVKISGCNNEQIIAAKNYIINITTSHKTHKKSLKEKKIAEFEIGQEFEGVVKKITQFGAFVELKDDIDGLIHHSKIKHLDIKEQDILRVKVSEIKNGKISVDLCE; the protein is encoded by the coding sequence ATGCAATATGAAATTCAAGTTAATAAAAATATAGAAATCTTTGATATAGACAAAGTAGCAAAACAAGCCTCTGGTGCTGTTTTAATGAGACAAGGCAAAAGTGTTATATTGGCAACAGTTGCAAGAGAAGAAAAGCTTGTTGAAGAAGACTTTTTACCTTTAACTGTCCAATATATAGAAAAAGCTTACGCTGCAGGTAAAATTCCAGGAGGCTATGTTAAAAGAGAAACTAAACCGACTGATGCAGAAACTCTTACAGCTAGAATCATAGATAGATCTTTACGTCCACTTTTTCCAAAAGGATATACTTATCCAACTCAAATTGTAGTTATGGTTCTTTCAGTAGATTCTCAAACAGATTTGCAAGTAATGAGCTTAAATGCTGCTAGCGTAGCACTTTATTTAAGTGATATTCCTATAAAAGCTCCAGTTTGTGGAGTTCGTATAGGGCGTATTGATAATAATTTTATCCTAAATCCTACCAATGAAGAACTTAAAAAAAGTACTTTAGATCTTTATGTTTCTGGAGTAAAAGATGAACTTTTAATGATAGAAATGAGAGCTTTACCAAATGATGAGTTTAGCCAAAATACTCAAGCTATGAATGAATTAAGTGAAGATGAAACCTTAAAGGCTTTAAGTTTAGCTCAAAAAGCAATTCTAGAGGGGTCAAGTATTTATGAAAAAACCTTTATAAATCATAAAAAAGACAATTCTATAGAATTAAAAGAAGAAATTGAATATCCAGAAATTTTTACCTTTTTAGAAAATAATTTTTATAATGATATTAAACAAGCTATTAATCAAATGGCAAAAAGTGAAAGAGCTAGTGAATTAAATAAAATTGCTGAAAAAATTATAAAATTAGATATTGCTAAAGAATGGGATGAAGAAAGCATACTTAATACCTTAAATAAAGTCAAACGCAATATCATACGCTCTCAAATTCTAAATGAAGGAAAAAGAGCAGATGGTAGAGGCTTAAAAGAAGTAAGACCTATTAGCATAGAAACAAACATACTCCCTAATGCTCATGGATCTTGTCTTTTTACACGAGGTCAAACGCAAGCTTTAGTTGTAGCAACTCTAGGTGGAGATAGTGACGCTCAAATGATAGATTTACTCAATGAAAAAAATCCTGTAAGTGAACGCTTTATGGTAAATTATAATTTTCCAGGTTTTTCAGTAGGCGAAGCTAGTCCTATTAAAGCACCAAGTAGGAGAGAATTAGGGCATGGAAATTTAGGAAAAAGAGCTCTATATCCAAGTATACCGCAAGATTATCCTTATGTTATTCGCTTAGTTAGTGAAATTCTAGAAAGTAACGGATCAAGCTCTATGGCTACAGTTTGTGGAGGATCCTTGGCCTTACGTGCTGCAGGAGTTCCTAGTTTAGATCTGATTGCTGGAGTTGCAATGGGATTGATTTTTGAAAATGACCAATTTGCAGTTTTAACCGATATTATGGGACTTGAAGATCATGATGGAGATATGGATTTTAAAGTTGCTGGAAATAAAAATGGTATAACTGCTTTACAAATGGATATCAAACTTGGTGGCATAGATCAAGAAAAATTAAAAATTGCCCTTTATCAAGCTAAAGAAGGAAGATTGCATATTTTAAATATTATGGAAAAAGCAGCAAAAGAAATTATTGTTAATGAGGAAATTTTACCAAAAATAGAACTATTTAATATCGAACCATCTAAAATTGTAGATATTATAGGCCAAGGTGGCAAAACAATTAAAGAAATCATAGAAAAATTTAATGTATCTATTGATCTTGATCGAGATAAGGGAGAAGTAAAAATTTCAGGCTGCAATAATGAACAAATTATAGCTGCTAAAAATTATATTATAAATATCACAACTTCTCATAAAACCCATAAAAAATCCTTGAAAGAAAAGAAAATAGCAGAATTTGAAATTGGCCAAGAATTTGAAGGAGTGGTTAAGAAAATTACTCAATTTGGAGCCTTTGTAGAACTCAAAGATGATATAGATGGCTTGATTCATCATTCTAAAATAAAACATTTAGATATTAAAGAACAAGATATTTTAAGAGTAAAAGTTAGCGAAATTAAAAATGGTAAAATTTCTGTGGATTTATGCGAATGA
- a CDS encoding DNA/RNA non-specific endonuclease: protein MKLLTLIFLCFFNAFALQSYIPNKDFSSYFNSFNCSQVLNKFFYINCYDYSLKGTKAVAYKVESSNLKMKQIKKRPRFEDDTNIPKKYRTTWSDYKHSGYTRGHTASNASFRFSKAAQNSVFLMSNMTPQNEQINAKIWNEIEQRERELALKFQSVEVLNLVLYDKNPKRIKNNIAIPSFYVKIIQTPKFKECYQVPNHEVVDEKINHYKISCEQF from the coding sequence ATGAAATTACTCACTTTGATATTTTTGTGCTTTTTTAATGCATTTGCTCTTCAATCTTACATACCTAATAAAGATTTTTCATCCTATTTTAATTCTTTTAACTGTTCTCAAGTTTTAAATAAATTTTTTTATATCAATTGTTATGATTATTCTTTAAAGGGCACAAAGGCAGTTGCTTACAAAGTTGAATCCTCTAATTTAAAAATGAAACAAATTAAAAAACGACCACGTTTTGAAGATGATACCAATATTCCTAAAAAATACCGCACCACTTGGAGCGATTATAAACACAGTGGATATACTCGTGGACATACGGCTTCAAATGCTTCATTTCGTTTTAGTAAAGCTGCTCAAAATTCAGTTTTTTTAATGAGTAATATGACTCCACAAAATGAGCAAATTAATGCTAAAATTTGGAATGAAATTGAACAAAGAGAAAGAGAATTGGCTTTAAAATTTCAAAGTGTAGAAGTTTTAAATCTTGTTCTTTATGATAAAAATCCAAAACGAATAAAAAATAACATTGCAATACCTAGTTTTTATGTTAAAATCATCCAAACTCCAAAATTTAAAGAATGTTATCAGGTTCCAAATCACGAAGTTGTTGATGAAAAAATTAATCATTATAAAATTTCTTGTGAGCAGTTTTAA
- a CDS encoding peptidylprolyl isomerase produces MKKISLVAATLFFGVALSANAATIATVNGKNISDTEVNDFFAPMLRGQDFKTLPDNQKKILLQQYIIQDLVLQDAKKQNLEKDPLYMKELDRAKESILVNVYQEKILNSIKIDPAKVKAFYEQNKDKYVKPASVQARHILVSSEKEAKEIINELKKLKGKALEDKFSQIAKEKSIDPGSKNQGGELGWFDQSTMVKPFTDAAFALKNGTITTTPVKTNFGYHIILKENSHPREQIKFEDVKQGIENGLKFEEFKKVMNQKGQELLNSAKVEYK; encoded by the coding sequence ATGAAAAAAATTTCTCTAGTCGCGGCAACTTTGTTTTTTGGTGTAGCTTTAAGTGCAAATGCAGCTACAATAGCTACCGTAAATGGTAAAAATATTAGCGATACTGAGGTAAATGATTTTTTTGCTCCTATGCTTAGAGGTCAAGATTTTAAAACTTTACCTGATAATCAAAAAAAGATTCTTTTACAACAATATATCATTCAAGATTTAGTTTTACAAGATGCCAAAAAACAAAATTTAGAAAAAGATCCACTCTATATGAAAGAGCTTGATCGTGCAAAAGAAAGCATCTTGGTTAATGTATATCAAGAAAAAATTTTAAATTCTATTAAGATAGATCCAGCTAAAGTTAAAGCTTTTTATGAGCAAAATAAAGATAAATATGTAAAACCTGCTTCAGTTCAAGCAAGACATATTTTAGTTTCTAGTGAAAAAGAAGCTAAAGAAATTATTAATGAGCTTAAAAAATTAAAAGGCAAGGCCTTAGAAGATAAATTTAGTCAAATTGCTAAAGAAAAATCTATAGATCCAGGTTCAAAAAATCAAGGTGGGGAGCTTGGTTGGTTTGACCAATCAACTATGGTGAAACCTTTTACAGATGCAGCTTTTGCACTTAAAAATGGTACCATTACAACAACTCCAGTAAAAACAAATTTTGGATATCATATTATCTTAAAAGAAAATTCACATCCAAGAGAGCAAATTAAATTTGAAGATGTAAAACAAGGTATTGAAAATGGACTTAAATTTGAAGAATTTAAGAAGGTAATGAATCAAAAAGGTCAAGAACTTTTAAATAGTGCTAAAGTTGAGTATAAATAA
- the nth gene encoding endonuclease III codes for MKRNLQIKELFLKNFDKPVTELKFKNLYELIVCVMLSAQCTDKRVNLITPNLFKAYPDIKSLANANLSSLKSYIQSCSFFNNKAQNLIKMAKAVCENFNGEIPLNEKDLKSLAGVGQKTAHVVLIEWCGANFMAVDTHVFRVSHRLNLSKAKTPEATEEDLTRIFKDNLNYLHQAMVLFGRYTCKAKKPLCKECFLSHLCTSKDKEI; via the coding sequence ATGAAAAGAAATTTACAAATTAAAGAACTTTTTTTAAAAAATTTTGATAAGCCTGTAACAGAATTGAAATTTAAAAATCTTTACGAGCTTATAGTTTGTGTGATGCTTTCAGCTCAATGCACTGATAAAAGAGTGAATTTAATCACTCCAAATCTTTTCAAGGCTTATCCGGATATTAAAAGCTTAGCAAATGCTAATTTATCAAGTTTAAAAAGCTATATTCAAAGTTGTTCTTTTTTTAACAACAAAGCACAAAATCTTATCAAGATGGCAAAAGCTGTTTGTGAAAATTTTAATGGAGAAATTCCCTTAAATGAAAAAGATTTGAAATCTTTAGCAGGAGTAGGACAAAAAACCGCTCATGTTGTTTTAATTGAATGGTGTGGAGCTAATTTTATGGCTGTAGATACTCATGTTTTTAGAGTTTCTCATCGTCTAAATCTCAGTAAAGCAAAAACCCCAGAAGCTACAGAAGAAGATTTAACACGCATTTTCAAAGATAATCTTAATTATCTTCATCAAGCTATGGTACTTTTTGGAAGATATACCTGCAAAGCAAAAAAACCTCTATGTAAAGAATGCTTTTTAAGTCATCTTTGCACTAGTAAAGATAAGGAAATTTAA